In the genome of Terribacillus sp. FSL K6-0262, one region contains:
- a CDS encoding Veg family protein, with protein sequence MAKTLVEIKQGLEGQIGKRLKLKANGGRKKTIERCGVLAETYPAVFIVELDQDENAFERVSYSYADVLTETVELDFDTDDLNEIAK encoded by the coding sequence GTGGCTAAAACATTAGTGGAAATTAAGCAGGGTCTGGAAGGACAAATTGGTAAACGTTTAAAATTGAAAGCTAATGGTGGGAGAAAGAAAACCATCGAACGTTGCGGAGTACTTGCGGAAACGTATCCAGCTGTATTCATCGTAGAACTCGATCAGGATGAGAATGCGTTTGAGCGTGTCTCCTATAGCTATGCAGATGTCTTAACCGAAACAGTCGAATTGGATTTTGATACGGATGATTTGAACGAAATTGCAAAATAA
- the yabG gene encoding sporulation peptidase YabG translates to MDLAIGDIVTRKSYQHDLLFRVSSFTSNKVILHGEDMRLIADAPRDDLVKAGTREITKRKKTWQDKEDYSYRLFRQDYLLMKDKRDYESTSGYQHSPNYFQIPAKVLHIDGDKTYLKKCIDFYQRFGIQVHGIHLQEKEMPLQITSLLEKIQPDIIVVTGHDAFQKNKGDKSDIRAYRHSQYFVETVREARRLYPHLDQLIIFAGACQSHFESLIRAGANFASSPSRINIHALDPVYIVAKVAYTPFMEKVGVWDALRNTLTGERGLGGIETRGLLRTGLPFVDPDEVNEDD, encoded by the coding sequence ATGGATTTGGCGATCGGTGATATCGTCACTAGAAAATCATATCAGCATGATTTATTGTTCCGTGTATCCAGCTTCACGAGTAATAAAGTCATCCTGCATGGAGAGGACATGCGGTTAATCGCCGATGCTCCCCGGGATGACCTGGTGAAGGCTGGGACACGTGAAATAACCAAGCGCAAGAAGACATGGCAGGACAAAGAAGACTACTCCTACCGCCTCTTTCGCCAGGATTACCTGCTGATGAAGGATAAGCGGGATTATGAATCAACCTCAGGTTATCAGCATAGCCCGAATTACTTCCAAATTCCTGCAAAGGTGCTCCACATCGATGGGGATAAGACATATTTGAAAAAATGCATCGATTTTTATCAGCGTTTCGGCATCCAAGTGCATGGCATCCATCTGCAGGAAAAAGAAATGCCGCTCCAAATCACTTCCCTCCTGGAGAAAATCCAGCCAGATATTATCGTCGTTACAGGACATGATGCCTTCCAGAAAAACAAGGGAGATAAATCCGATATCCGAGCCTATCGTCATTCGCAGTATTTTGTCGAAACGGTGAGGGAGGCACGCAGGCTCTATCCCCATTTGGATCAATTGATCATATTTGCCGGCGCTTGTCAGTCCCATTTTGAATCCTTGATACGAGCAGGGGCGAATTTTGCAAGCTCTCCCAGCAGGATCAATATTCATGCCCTGGATCCGGTCTACATTGTCGCAAAGGTCGCATATACCCCATTCATGGAAAAAGTAGGTGTATGGGACGCGCTCCGGAATACATTGACTGGTGAACGGGGGCTTGGCGGAATCGAGACACGCGGATTGCTTCGGACAGGATTGCCTTTTGTTGATCCGGATGAGGTGAATGAGGACGATTAA
- the rsmA gene encoding 16S rRNA (adenine(1518)-N(6)/adenine(1519)-N(6))-dimethyltransferase RsmA: protein MTNERHIATPTRTKELLKKYNFSFKKSLGQNFLIDTNILRNIIQHAGVTKDTGAIEIGPGMGALTEQLAIAADKVLAFEIDQRLLPILEDTLSPYDNVKVVNEDILKADVQQELEHYFGEQQIKIVANLPYYITTPILMNLLTRKLPISSITVMIQKEVADRMAAAPNTKSYGSLSLAVQYYTEAAVVMTVPKTAFMPQPNVDSAVLHLELRKQPPVQVDDEKFFFDLIQASFGQRRKTLRNNLNRHFASRFSKEELEDIMSEAGIDGTRRGESLAMAEFASLANTFTARF from the coding sequence ATGACGAATGAACGGCATATTGCCACCCCGACAAGGACGAAGGAGCTGCTTAAGAAATATAATTTTTCCTTTAAGAAGAGCCTCGGACAGAATTTCCTGATTGATACAAACATCCTGCGCAATATCATCCAGCACGCAGGAGTGACGAAAGATACAGGTGCGATCGAAATCGGACCTGGGATGGGGGCATTGACAGAGCAGCTCGCCATTGCGGCGGATAAGGTATTGGCATTTGAGATAGATCAGCGTTTATTGCCTATCCTGGAAGATACATTGTCTCCATATGACAATGTGAAAGTTGTGAATGAGGATATCCTGAAAGCGGATGTGCAGCAGGAGCTGGAGCATTATTTCGGGGAACAGCAAATAAAAATTGTCGCAAACCTGCCTTATTATATTACAACACCGATATTGATGAATCTGCTTACTCGAAAGCTGCCGATTTCCAGTATCACCGTCATGATCCAAAAGGAGGTGGCCGATCGTATGGCTGCTGCGCCCAACACGAAAAGCTATGGTTCTTTATCGCTTGCTGTTCAGTATTATACGGAAGCCGCTGTCGTAATGACTGTGCCGAAAACGGCATTCATGCCGCAGCCGAATGTGGATTCTGCCGTTCTTCATCTTGAGCTGCGCAAGCAACCGCCGGTTCAGGTGGATGATGAAAAATTCTTCTTTGATTTGATTCAGGCATCCTTTGGTCAGCGCCGTAAAACGCTGCGTAACAATCTGAACAGGCATTTTGCTTCCCGTTTCTCGAAAGAAGAGCTCGAGGATATCATGAGCGAAGCGGGAATCGATGGTACAAGACGGGGAGAATCGCTTGCGATGGCGGAATTCGCTTCCTTGGCGAACACCTTTACAGCCAGATTCTGA
- a CDS encoding small, acid-soluble spore protein, alpha/beta type — MGRRRGIMSDALKEEIAKELGFYDTVQKEGWGGIRSRDAGNMVKYAIAMAEQSMRDKQ; from the coding sequence TTGGGCAGAAGAAGAGGGATCATGTCTGATGCACTGAAAGAGGAAATTGCAAAGGAGCTTGGATTTTACGACACTGTACAGAAGGAAGGCTGGGGCGGCATTCGTTCCCGCGATGCCGGGAACATGGTCAAGTATGCCATTGCCATGGCTGAGCAGTCTATGCGCGATAAGCAATAA